CTCGCTGGCCAGCTCGCGGACCTCAACGGGTCCGAGGAGGTGGGACTCAACCACCGTTAGCGCAGGCCCAGCTTCGCGGTGCAGGCGGGCCAGGCGCCCCAGCCCTGGGCGGCCTGGGTCTTCTCGGCGATCGCGATCTGCTGCTCGCGGGTGGCCAGATCGGCGGTCGGCGCGTACTGGGTGCCGCCGTAGGCCGCCCAGGTGCCCGGGTTGAACTGCAGGCCGCCGTGGTAGCCGTTGCCGGTGTTGATCGACCAGTTGCCGCCGGACTCGCACTGCGCGATCTGGTCCCACACCGAGCCGCCGGCGACCGACGGGGCGCTCGCGGCGGTGGCGGCGGGGGCAGCGGCGGCCTTGGTGCCGCGGACGACGGTGGCGGGAACCGCGGGGCGGATCTCCTTCTCGCCGGCCGGGCCGGAGGACTCCACGACGCCGTTGACGGTGACGGTACGGTGCAGCACCTTCTTCTCACCCTTCGCGCCCGGCTCGCGGACCTCCTCGGTACCCGCGGGGAGGTTGTTGTCCTCCACCACGTGGGCCGGGGCGTCGAACTCGACGGTCTCGGAGGTCTCGGAGACGTCGACGCGGTCGAGCACGATCTGCATGTTCGGCTCGAGCGGGGCCTGAAGCGGGACGTTGAGGCGGTCTTTGGAGTCGAAGGTGATCCCGCGGGCGGCGAGCAGGTCGCCGACGGTCTTGGCGGCCTCCGAGGTGTAGACGACGTTGCCGCCGTCCTTGATGGAGACGATCTTCGGGGTGGTCACGTCGATGGTCATGCCATCGGTCAGCGGCTGGTCCGGGTGCGCGCTCAGTGCCGAGGCGGCGGTAATGCCGGCCTCGCTGACCAGGTCCGCGACCGTCGCGGCGGTAGACGTGAGCTGCTGCTCAGCGCCGTCGATCACCAGTGCGACCGGCTTGGCGGTGCGCACCGTGACGGTGGCCCCGGACTGCAGTGCGTCCGACGGCGCCGGGTAGACGAGGTCGGCTGCGCCCACCTGCACGCCGGCCGCCTGCAGCGCGCCCTCGACGTTGTCCGAGTAGGTGCGCACCGTGGTGGCTTCGCCGTTGACGTCGACGGTGACGTTCTTCTGGGCCGCTGCGGCGGCGGTGGCGGCGCCGCCGACGATGACAGCGCCTGCGACGCTGCCCGCGATAACGCGGCGGGTGGCGGAGGTGGTGGAGTTAATGCGCTTGGCAGCCATAAATCGTGTTCCCTAACATCGGTAAGTGTCCTGGCAGTCGTTGTAACAATACGGTAACAATCCG
Above is a window of Corynebacterium sanguinis DNA encoding:
- a CDS encoding resuscitation-promoting factor; amino-acid sequence: MAAKRINSTTSATRRVIAGSVAGAVIVGGAATAAAAAQKNVTVDVNGEATTVRTYSDNVEGALQAAGVQVGAADLVYPAPSDALQSGATVTVRTAKPVALVIDGAEQQLTSTAATVADLVSEAGITAASALSAHPDQPLTDGMTIDVTTPKIVSIKDGGNVVYTSEAAKTVGDLLAARGITFDSKDRLNVPLQAPLEPNMQIVLDRVDVSETSETVEFDAPAHVVEDNNLPAGTEEVREPGAKGEKKVLHRTVTVNGVVESSGPAGEKEIRPAVPATVVRGTKAAAAPAATAASAPSVAGGSVWDQIAQCESGGNWSINTGNGYHGGLQFNPGTWAAYGGTQYAPTADLATREQQIAIAEKTQAAQGWGAWPACTAKLGLR